Proteins encoded within one genomic window of Terriglobus sp. TAA 43:
- a CDS encoding ABC transporter ATP-binding protein, whose protein sequence is MGSVANSGVTCDPNDVIVTNDLWKTYIMGEQEVHALRGVNLRIQRNEYTAIMGPSGSGKSTLMNLIGCLDSPSQGSYCLNGHDVSRLTDDELARIRNKEIGFVFQTFNLLARASALHNVELPLIYNGTPAAERIERAKFVLESVGLGTRMDHKPNEMSGGQRQRVAIARALVNSPSIILADEPTGNLDSKTSIEIMNLFEELHRQGNTIVLVTHEPDIAEHANRVVTIRDGVIASDKPSHKLVPVAANH, encoded by the coding sequence ATGGGTTCAGTAGCAAATTCCGGCGTAACGTGCGATCCGAATGATGTGATCGTCACCAACGACCTCTGGAAAACCTACATCATGGGCGAGCAGGAGGTACACGCATTGCGTGGCGTCAACCTGCGAATCCAGCGAAACGAATACACCGCCATCATGGGTCCGTCCGGCTCCGGCAAGAGCACGCTGATGAATCTCATCGGCTGTCTTGATTCACCGTCGCAAGGCTCCTATTGCCTGAACGGTCATGACGTTTCGCGTCTCACAGATGACGAACTGGCCCGCATTCGCAATAAGGAAATCGGCTTCGTCTTCCAGACATTCAACCTGCTGGCACGCGCATCCGCCCTGCACAACGTGGAACTGCCGTTGATCTACAACGGCACGCCCGCCGCAGAGCGCATTGAACGCGCGAAGTTTGTGCTGGAATCCGTTGGCCTTGGTACCCGCATGGATCACAAGCCCAATGAGATGTCCGGCGGTCAGCGCCAGCGCGTGGCCATTGCACGAGCCCTGGTCAACAGCCCTTCCATCATCCTTGCCGACGAACCCACCGGCAACCTTGATTCGAAGACCTCCATCGAGATCATGAATCTCTTCGAGGAACTACATCGCCAGGGCAACACCATTGTGCTTGTGACGCATGAGCCGGATATCGCAGAACACGCGAACCGCGTTGTCACCATCCGCGACGGTGTCATCGCTAGCGACAAGCCGTCACACAAACTTGTTCCCGTAGCCGCGAATCACTAG
- a CDS encoding GWxTD domain-containing protein produces the protein MSKAVWQGKIGAVALICGWMVMTGSAHAQTSTPPDSQQQQQEAVPSVNKSTPPEERPDPMKRRLSDRERVQQQKYLKNELKPDGTWKKWLDQDVVWIITDQEMQAFKQLKNDEERENFVENFWLRRNPNPDSPENEYKDEHYRRIAYANEHFAAGKPGWKTDRGHIYIAFGKPDSTDTHPSGGTYQRPIEEGGGTTSTFPFETWHYRYIEGIGDNIDLEFVDTCQCNDYHLTIDRSEKDALKYVSGAGSTLYEQMGIAKREDRMNNGLEQLGNGPMATSQQSKQFDRINLYAKIMAAPPIKFKDMEHYLTTSEILKGPPFLFDVRTDYVKVTNDTVLVPVTLQIRNKDMTFNTKEGVSTATVNILGQVSNINHRVVQTFEDTVNVQVPSEFLTKTQEQRQLYWKALPLRPGMYKVDIVIKDVNNPDHVGTWKRSVNVPKYDDDHLSASSLILASSMTRVPSKEIGAGSFVIGNTKVMPSVTTGPGVPATFKKASNLNFWMQVYNLGIDDKSKQNNAEIQYQVTNLDTNKQVLDTTESTVKTNPNADQVTLEKSLPLGSLAPGKYQLAIKVNDGISKQQISQTANFVVE, from the coding sequence ATGAGCAAGGCAGTCTGGCAGGGAAAGATCGGTGCAGTGGCGCTGATCTGTGGATGGATGGTAATGACCGGAAGCGCTCACGCGCAGACCTCGACCCCGCCTGATTCGCAACAACAGCAGCAGGAAGCTGTCCCCTCCGTGAACAAGAGCACGCCGCCGGAAGAGCGACCGGACCCGATGAAGCGCCGTCTTTCTGACCGCGAACGCGTGCAGCAGCAGAAATATCTTAAGAACGAATTGAAGCCGGACGGCACCTGGAAGAAGTGGCTGGACCAGGACGTGGTGTGGATCATCACGGACCAGGAAATGCAGGCGTTCAAGCAGTTGAAGAACGACGAAGAGCGCGAAAATTTCGTCGAAAATTTCTGGCTACGTCGCAATCCAAACCCGGATTCGCCAGAGAACGAGTACAAGGACGAGCACTATCGCCGCATTGCCTACGCGAACGAGCATTTCGCAGCGGGTAAGCCAGGCTGGAAGACCGATCGCGGCCATATCTACATTGCTTTCGGCAAGCCGGATTCCACGGATACACACCCTTCGGGTGGCACATACCAGCGTCCGATTGAAGAAGGTGGCGGTACCACATCGACCTTCCCATTTGAGACGTGGCACTACCGCTACATCGAGGGCATCGGCGACAACATTGATCTGGAATTTGTCGATACCTGCCAATGCAACGATTACCACTTGACCATTGACCGTTCTGAAAAGGACGCGTTGAAGTATGTGTCCGGTGCGGGTTCCACGCTGTATGAGCAGATGGGTATTGCCAAGCGCGAAGACCGTATGAACAACGGCCTGGAACAGCTTGGCAACGGCCCGATGGCGACCTCGCAGCAGTCGAAGCAGTTTGACCGCATTAACCTGTACGCCAAGATCATGGCTGCGCCGCCTATCAAGTTCAAGGACATGGAGCACTACCTGACCACGTCTGAAATTCTGAAGGGACCGCCGTTCCTGTTCGACGTCCGCACGGACTATGTGAAGGTCACGAACGACACCGTTCTGGTGCCGGTGACTCTCCAGATCCGCAATAAGGACATGACGTTCAACACCAAGGAAGGCGTATCCACCGCGACCGTGAACATTCTGGGCCAGGTGTCGAACATCAACCACCGTGTGGTGCAGACGTTTGAAGACACGGTAAATGTGCAGGTGCCCAGTGAATTCCTGACGAAGACGCAGGAGCAGCGCCAGCTCTACTGGAAGGCTTTGCCGCTGCGTCCGGGCATGTACAAGGTCGACATCGTCATTAAGGACGTGAACAACCCCGACCATGTAGGTACGTGGAAGCGGTCTGTGAACGTTCCGAAGTATGACGACGACCATCTGTCGGCATCTTCTCTGATTCTGGCTTCCAGCATGACGCGCGTGCCGTCGAAGGAAATCGGCGCTGGCTCGTTCGTAATCGGCAATACCAAGGTGATGCCGAGCGTGACCACGGGACCTGGCGTTCCGGCTACGTTCAAGAAAGCCAGCAACCTGAACTTCTGGATGCAGGTGTACAACCTGGGTATTGACGATAAGAGCAAGCAGAACAACGCGGAAATCCAGTACCAGGTGACCAACCTGGACACGAACAAGCAGGTTTTGGACACCACAGAGTCCACCGTGAAGACCAATCCGAACGCCGACCAGGTAACTCTGGAAAAGAGCCTCCCGCTGGGAAGCCTGGCACCCGGAAAGTACCAACTCGCCATCAAAGTGAATGATGGCATTTCGAAACAGCAGATTTCGCAGACAGCGAACTTTGTTGTGGAGTAA
- a CDS encoding glycosyltransferase codes for MDLTPIPCCTLVVPCYNEELRFYADAFAAFLATQPDVHFLFVNDGSSDGTLARLQAFCAEHPGQTSLLDIQPNGGKAEAVRKGMLHAMETVPGNTVGFWDADLATPLDAYPEFREVLETRPEVEMVFGARIRLLGRHVARNPMRHYAGRVFATTVSIMLKLAIYDSQCGAKVFRATPRLEQVLRQPFVSRWIFDVEILARFLNSWRAEGLNPDGRIYELPLQTWIDVPGSKVKLNDFIRSFTDLLRIRQNFPSR; via the coding sequence ATGGATCTGACGCCGATTCCATGCTGCACTCTGGTCGTGCCCTGCTATAACGAAGAGCTTCGTTTTTACGCGGACGCGTTTGCTGCATTTCTTGCGACGCAGCCCGATGTGCATTTTTTGTTTGTCAACGACGGCAGCAGCGATGGCACGCTGGCGCGTTTGCAGGCTTTCTGCGCAGAGCATCCGGGACAAACTTCCTTGCTGGATATTCAGCCGAATGGCGGTAAGGCCGAAGCCGTTCGCAAAGGCATGTTGCACGCCATGGAGACGGTGCCCGGAAACACCGTGGGCTTCTGGGATGCAGATCTGGCAACGCCGCTGGATGCCTATCCAGAGTTTCGCGAAGTGCTGGAAACGCGGCCCGAAGTCGAGATGGTATTTGGAGCCCGCATTCGACTGCTGGGGCGGCATGTTGCCCGCAATCCCATGCGGCACTATGCAGGACGCGTCTTCGCAACGACGGTGTCGATCATGCTGAAACTGGCTATCTACGATTCGCAGTGCGGCGCGAAGGTGTTCCGCGCTACACCGCGATTGGAGCAGGTGCTGCGGCAACCCTTTGTGTCGCGATGGATCTTCGACGTGGAGATACTGGCTCGGTTCCTGAACTCGTGGCGAGCAGAGGGGCTGAACCCGGATGGACGCATCTACGAACTGCCATTGCAGACGTGGATCGACGTACCGGGTTCGAAAGTGAAATTGAACGACTTTATCCGTTCCTTCACCGACCTACTACGTATCCGTCAGAACTTTCCCAGTCGCTAG
- a CDS encoding FecR family protein — MNRIIVAGFTVTLAVALYCSTSTAQTPSNTAPSSSADKATLHAGTNDVQSDEKPDAANAIRIVRLSQANGKVEMDRNIGRGFEAAFNNLPITQSARLKTDEGSAEVEFEDGTTLRLIPQTEVDFTQLGRTTIGATISSMNVLRGTVYVSLNKTKGNTFDLTSGDGVIKPRPGAHLRLEVKDPESRLSVISGSVDFTNTAGSYEVGKMKSLIFNTTTHVSADLIAGIEDASFDEWDEQQTEYHKRYFHGNALAGSGSSYGLADLNYYGAFSDVDGCGRVWRPYFASAAWDPYASGIWALYPGSGYSWVSPYPWGWAPFHYGSWLQCGGGWGWQPGGNWYGLGGRNPYWDRDARHRFINQIHLHPNPPHPRPIPGQTSSLIAVNAKRLTFSHVDRATSSFNFRNDSAGLGIPRGEFGKLNKLSETAAKTGSSNVPVFFTPSNQAIPSTVGQNTLAPHDARTPGTRIGNTGVFNRPVSQTPGMHNTYAARGDSSSHSNVGPANGGSYNSGPHANAYSGGGGGYSSGSHPSTYSGGGGGNSSGPHPTGGGYSGGPVGGPRGGGYSGGGVGAPHVSAPAPAPSTAPSSAPSGHR, encoded by the coding sequence ATGAATCGAATAATCGTTGCAGGTTTTACCGTTACGCTGGCAGTCGCGCTCTATTGCTCAACATCAACAGCGCAGACACCCTCCAATACTGCCCCGTCGAGCTCGGCAGACAAGGCTACACTGCATGCCGGTACGAACGATGTTCAATCAGATGAAAAACCCGACGCAGCGAATGCGATCCGTATTGTGCGGCTGAGCCAGGCAAACGGCAAAGTTGAGATGGATCGCAATATCGGCCGCGGCTTTGAAGCCGCCTTCAACAACCTTCCCATCACACAGAGCGCACGACTGAAGACAGATGAAGGCTCTGCAGAAGTGGAGTTCGAAGACGGCACCACACTTCGCCTGATCCCGCAGACAGAAGTGGACTTCACCCAGCTCGGCCGTACGACCATAGGCGCCACCATTTCGTCCATGAACGTGCTTCGAGGAACGGTCTATGTCTCGCTTAACAAGACCAAGGGCAATACGTTCGACCTGACCTCAGGCGACGGCGTTATCAAGCCGCGACCGGGAGCGCATCTGCGATTAGAAGTGAAAGATCCGGAGAGTCGCCTTTCCGTCATCTCCGGCTCGGTTGACTTCACGAACACAGCCGGCTCGTACGAAGTCGGCAAGATGAAGAGCCTCATCTTCAACACAACCACCCATGTATCCGCTGACTTGATCGCAGGTATCGAAGATGCCTCCTTTGACGAATGGGACGAGCAGCAGACCGAATACCACAAGCGTTACTTCCACGGAAACGCTCTTGCAGGCTCTGGTTCCTCCTACGGTCTTGCAGACCTTAATTACTACGGGGCGTTCTCCGATGTAGATGGCTGTGGTCGTGTCTGGCGGCCTTATTTCGCTTCCGCAGCATGGGATCCTTACGCCAGTGGCATTTGGGCCTTGTATCCGGGAAGCGGCTACAGTTGGGTGTCGCCGTATCCCTGGGGATGGGCTCCATTCCATTACGGCTCATGGCTGCAATGCGGCGGGGGCTGGGGATGGCAGCCCGGTGGCAACTGGTACGGACTCGGCGGCCGTAACCCGTATTGGGACCGCGACGCTCGCCATCGCTTTATCAATCAAATTCATCTGCACCCCAACCCGCCGCATCCTCGTCCGATTCCCGGTCAGACAAGCTCTCTGATTGCGGTAAACGCGAAACGGCTCACATTCTCCCATGTCGATCGCGCCACGAGCTCGTTCAACTTCCGCAATGACTCGGCAGGGCTCGGGATTCCGCGAGGCGAATTCGGCAAGCTGAATAAGCTCTCGGAAACAGCAGCGAAAACTGGATCGAGCAACGTTCCTGTGTTTTTCACTCCGTCAAATCAAGCCATCCCTTCGACAGTCGGCCAAAACACTCTCGCTCCGCATGACGCCAGGACACCCGGAACTCGGATTGGGAATACTGGAGTCTTCAATCGCCCTGTCAGTCAAACTCCTGGCATGCACAACACCTATGCAGCGCGAGGCGACAGCAGCAGCCATAGCAATGTCGGCCCCGCCAATGGCGGTAGCTATAACAGCGGCCCACATGCCAATGCCTACTCGGGCGGCGGAGGTGGATATTCCAGCGGCTCACATCCCAGCACGTACTCGGGAGGTGGTGGCGGCAACTCCAGCGGTCCCCATCCAACCGGAGGCGGATATTCTGGGGGGCCTGTCGGTGGTCCTCGCGGCGGTGGATACTCAGGTGGAGGTGTAGGCGCCCCCCACGTTTCCGCGCCTGCGCCAGCCCCCTCAACTGCTCCATCATCCGCCCCGAGTGGACACCGTTAG
- the tal gene encoding transaldolase: MSGTEELHNLGQSLWLDNITRDLIQSGTLKRYIDEWSITGLTSNPTIFEQAISKSTSYDSEIGKLLSEGLSGEDLFFELALQDLTRAADLFSTTHRQTAGVDGFVSLEVSPLLAYDSKGSVDAAKKLHGMANRPNLFIKIPGTKEGNAAIEESIVAGIPINVTLLFSREQYLASAEAYLRALERRVTAGESLEVHSVASVFLSRWDAATMDRVPTQLRNTLGIAIGRQVYKAYRDILESDRWQRLANFGARPQKLLFASTGTKDPNASDVLYVEALAAPNTIDTIPEKTLAAFRDHGRVTRAIPRDGGDCEVVLADFRKAGVDLVQLASDLQSQGARSFTESWDKLLQAIESKRQESGIPS; the protein is encoded by the coding sequence ATGAGCGGGACAGAAGAACTCCACAATCTAGGACAAAGCTTATGGCTCGACAACATTACGCGTGATTTGATCCAGAGCGGCACACTGAAACGTTACATCGACGAATGGTCGATTACAGGGCTAACGTCAAACCCCACGATCTTTGAGCAAGCGATTTCAAAGAGTACTTCCTACGACTCGGAGATCGGCAAGCTCTTGTCTGAAGGTCTTTCGGGTGAGGACCTGTTTTTCGAACTCGCGTTGCAGGATCTCACACGAGCCGCCGACCTCTTCTCTACAACTCATCGCCAGACTGCTGGCGTCGACGGCTTTGTCTCGCTCGAAGTCTCGCCCCTCCTAGCTTATGACTCCAAAGGTTCTGTAGATGCGGCAAAAAAGCTACACGGCATGGCGAACAGACCCAACCTCTTCATCAAAATACCTGGAACGAAAGAAGGAAATGCGGCGATTGAGGAGTCTATTGTTGCTGGCATACCGATCAACGTCACTCTTCTGTTTTCCCGCGAACAGTACCTCGCATCGGCAGAGGCTTATCTGCGCGCGCTTGAGCGGCGTGTGACCGCCGGAGAGAGTCTCGAAGTTCACTCGGTGGCTTCGGTCTTCCTTAGCCGCTGGGACGCAGCAACAATGGACAGGGTTCCGACTCAATTACGGAATACTCTCGGTATCGCAATTGGTCGACAGGTTTACAAAGCCTATCGGGATATCCTTGAGTCCGACCGGTGGCAACGGTTGGCCAATTTTGGAGCCCGCCCTCAGAAACTTCTGTTCGCAAGTACCGGCACGAAGGATCCTAACGCATCGGATGTTCTATATGTCGAAGCTTTGGCGGCGCCAAACACGATCGACACGATACCTGAAAAGACCTTGGCAGCATTCCGTGATCACGGCAGAGTGACTCGAGCCATTCCGCGCGATGGAGGAGACTGTGAAGTTGTTCTGGCCGACTTTCGAAAAGCCGGAGTTGATCTGGTGCAACTTGCCTCAGATCTTCAATCGCAGGGTGCGCGATCATTTACTGAGTCGTGGGACAAACTGCTCCAGGCGATCGAATCCAAGAGACAGGAATCGGGAATCCCTTCTTGA
- a CDS encoding carboxypeptidase-like regulatory domain-containing protein: MKQSTLQSGMLLTLAALACSPLADAQSRRVVDAAGSGLLTGVIRDAEGVPQMGALVEVILPDTGLVASAVTDTRGRYRLNLRPGQYNIKATAALLMPAVRHHLVLARGGRTVVDMTLSTLLAPSGWIPASRRTVNEPSDDWMWTLRSSASRPMLRYADEKTYTVDTEDGGQLSVSSSQQESRRGATGGSVSLKASDGGFGRGGSHQVLVLTRVDEHGSGSVMRADLSGPRTPYPVSPSADVSVGFQRRTILNGYARTVLSYSGHPELTSGVGQTGLQGAVLRSAERMELGDMIRVDVGSVLREVNLSGNAVAMEPFLRVQAHGPGGLILAYGMTRSRGTESIEDLDRVQAPLPVAVIRKGHLRMETGSHHAISAAKKIRGEGVIEVALYQDSLQNPLISGTGTLAVAEIPAEGFIADPTTGTYRAAGRDYSSNGVRVSFRQPVTHSLSLGAEVATGRALRAAFVQQQGSLNDVLAGLSPDRMYAGTAFADGKILRTGTTLRASYRWQPARTLTAVDAYRVSDDGAYLSCSVRQSLGRLPGLPQGLEAVVDLQNLLAEGYQPYLSTDGQTLYLAQTPRALQAGLTFTF; the protein is encoded by the coding sequence GTGAAGCAGTCGACGTTGCAATCCGGAATGCTCCTTACGCTGGCAGCGCTGGCGTGTTCGCCCTTGGCGGATGCGCAGTCGCGGCGCGTGGTGGATGCGGCAGGAAGCGGACTGCTAACCGGCGTGATCCGCGACGCGGAAGGCGTTCCACAGATGGGTGCGCTCGTGGAGGTGATCCTGCCGGACACCGGTTTGGTGGCCTCTGCCGTGACCGATACACGCGGACGCTACCGGTTGAATCTGCGCCCGGGACAATACAACATCAAAGCAACCGCGGCATTGCTGATGCCTGCGGTTCGTCACCATCTGGTGTTGGCACGCGGTGGGCGCACTGTTGTTGACATGACATTGTCTACGTTGCTGGCTCCCAGCGGCTGGATTCCTGCGTCGCGTCGCACCGTGAATGAACCGAGCGATGACTGGATGTGGACGTTGCGTTCCTCGGCCAGCCGCCCCATGCTGCGATATGCGGATGAGAAGACCTACACAGTCGATACAGAGGACGGCGGCCAGTTAAGCGTCTCCTCGAGCCAGCAGGAAAGCCGCCGTGGAGCAACGGGCGGCAGCGTTTCGTTGAAGGCCAGCGATGGTGGATTTGGACGCGGCGGCAGCCACCAAGTGCTGGTTCTGACACGTGTCGATGAACACGGCAGCGGCTCTGTTATGCGTGCTGATCTGTCCGGACCAAGGACGCCCTATCCCGTCTCTCCATCCGCTGATGTGAGCGTTGGGTTTCAACGCCGCACCATCCTGAACGGATATGCACGCACGGTTCTGAGCTATAGCGGCCATCCGGAATTGACTTCCGGTGTGGGACAGACCGGCTTGCAGGGAGCAGTGCTTCGTTCCGCGGAACGGATGGAGCTGGGCGACATGATCCGCGTGGACGTAGGATCCGTTCTACGCGAAGTGAATCTTAGCGGGAATGCGGTGGCTATGGAGCCGTTCCTGCGAGTGCAGGCGCATGGTCCCGGTGGCCTCATACTTGCCTACGGAATGACGCGGTCGCGCGGTACAGAATCGATTGAAGATCTGGATCGTGTCCAGGCTCCGCTTCCGGTTGCCGTGATACGCAAAGGGCATCTCCGCATGGAGACGGGAAGCCATCACGCGATATCCGCTGCAAAGAAGATTCGCGGCGAAGGTGTGATTGAGGTGGCGCTGTATCAGGATTCACTGCAGAATCCATTGATCAGTGGCACGGGAACACTGGCTGTTGCTGAGATTCCTGCAGAAGGTTTTATTGCAGACCCAACGACCGGAACCTATCGTGCGGCAGGTAGAGATTATTCCAGCAACGGAGTGCGTGTTTCGTTCCGCCAGCCTGTGACACACAGCTTGAGCCTTGGAGCAGAAGTCGCTACAGGACGTGCTTTGCGCGCAGCCTTTGTGCAACAGCAGGGAAGTTTGAACGACGTCCTCGCAGGGCTTTCGCCGGATCGCATGTATGCCGGAACAGCTTTTGCAGATGGAAAGATTCTGCGCACGGGAACAACACTGCGCGCGTCTTATCGCTGGCAGCCAGCGCGGACATTGACGGCTGTAGATGCTTATCGCGTCAGTGATGATGGAGCCTATCTCTCGTGCTCCGTGCGCCAATCACTGGGACGTTTGCCGGGATTGCCGCAGGGATTGGAAGCAGTCGTCGATCTACAGAATTTGTTAGCGGAAGGCTATCAACCGTACCTCTCCACGGACGGACAGACGCTTTATTTAGCGCAGACACCGCGTGCTTTGCAGGCCGGGCTGACGTTCACCTTCTAA
- a CDS encoding efflux RND transporter periplasmic adaptor subunit, with product MKKVLLIVLGVILLAAIIGGTIYHSRSGVTAVTTAKVTRQDLTSVVTGTGQIKPKNYVNIGATAFGRITRLYVQEGDHIKKGQTLATIESVQPAATVAAQAANIASMKTDVNSYTAAEKTAEANLVQAKADLVQKKFDMDRAQQLYDAKLIAKQDYDAKKAAYDVSSATVQQREASLAQSKAQTTSAVSHVNQQVASQRVNYDQLDRTISRAPFDGLVTNVPVREGETMVTGIQNALGSTLMTVADMSVVTAEVKVDETDVVFVKNGQAVDVTVDALPGKVFKGHVTEVGDQALLRTTGIATSQSTTGTEEAKDFKIVVTLDNIDGQNNEELRPGLSATAKISTATVTQATVLPLQALVSRDTAAEAALAKNHGKPAETSGEAASTEASKAAPKVQGVYVLRNQDGKLRAYFTPIKTGITALTDIEVLSGLKPGDEVITGRYKVLRELTSGTAIKRDNSSGNEAKSS from the coding sequence ATGAAAAAAGTCCTGTTGATTGTTCTTGGCGTCATCCTCCTCGCTGCCATCATCGGAGGAACCATTTACCACAGCCGGTCCGGCGTTACCGCCGTCACCACAGCCAAAGTCACTCGGCAGGACCTGACTTCCGTAGTCACCGGCACAGGTCAGATCAAGCCGAAGAACTACGTAAATATCGGCGCCACTGCCTTCGGTCGTATCACCCGCCTCTACGTGCAGGAGGGCGATCACATCAAGAAGGGCCAGACGCTCGCCACCATTGAAAGCGTTCAGCCAGCGGCCACAGTCGCCGCCCAGGCGGCGAACATCGCCTCCATGAAGACTGATGTCAACAGTTACACCGCCGCGGAGAAGACTGCCGAAGCCAACCTCGTCCAGGCGAAGGCCGATCTCGTGCAGAAAAAGTTCGACATGGATCGTGCGCAGCAGCTTTACGACGCGAAGCTGATCGCAAAACAGGACTACGACGCGAAAAAGGCAGCTTACGATGTCAGCTCTGCCACGGTGCAACAGCGTGAGGCTTCGCTCGCGCAGTCGAAGGCGCAAACGACTTCGGCCGTCAGCCATGTGAACCAGCAGGTAGCCTCGCAGCGCGTGAACTACGACCAGCTCGACCGCACCATCTCACGCGCGCCATTTGACGGCCTGGTCACCAACGTCCCCGTCCGCGAAGGCGAGACGATGGTCACCGGCATCCAAAACGCCCTTGGTTCCACGCTGATGACCGTCGCCGACATGTCTGTCGTCACAGCCGAAGTCAAGGTTGACGAAACGGATGTTGTCTTCGTGAAAAACGGTCAGGCCGTAGACGTCACAGTCGATGCCCTGCCCGGCAAGGTCTTCAAGGGTCACGTCACCGAAGTGGGCGACCAGGCGTTGTTGCGCACCACCGGCATTGCCACCTCGCAGTCCACGACCGGTACGGAAGAAGCCAAGGACTTCAAGATCGTCGTTACCCTCGACAATATCGACGGCCAGAACAACGAGGAGCTTCGTCCCGGTCTTTCTGCCACCGCGAAGATCAGCACTGCCACCGTCACGCAGGCCACCGTTCTACCGCTGCAAGCCCTCGTTTCTCGCGATACGGCTGCAGAGGCTGCGCTGGCCAAGAACCATGGGAAACCAGCGGAGACTTCCGGCGAGGCAGCGTCAACGGAAGCATCTAAGGCCGCGCCCAAGGTCCAGGGCGTCTACGTTCTGCGTAATCAGGACGGCAAGCTCCGCGCTTACTTCACGCCCATCAAGACCGGCATCACCGCTCTGACAGACATTGAAGTACTCAGTGGCCTCAAGCCGGGCGACGAAGTCATCACTGGCCGTTACAAGGTTCTAAGAGAGCTCACCAGCGGCACAGCCATCAAGCGCGACAACAGCTCCGGCAACGAAGCCAAGAGCTCCTGA